In Sphingobacterium sp. PCS056, the following proteins share a genomic window:
- a CDS encoding YchJ family protein, translated as MRIHLDQKQAQTAEQLMRARYSAFAVQDINFLYESFYVATRGFQNKKEIQKWAEESKWLQLQIVRTNINTVEFEAHYLDAQLNLQIHHEISRFKQTEGIWYYVDGDLLS; from the coding sequence ATGAGGATTCATCTTGATCAAAAGCAAGCACAAACTGCCGAACAGCTTATGCGTGCAAGATACAGCGCTTTTGCAGTTCAAGATATTAACTTTTTATACGAAAGCTTTTATGTTGCGACACGTGGTTTTCAAAATAAAAAAGAAATCCAAAAATGGGCAGAGGAATCGAAATGGTTGCAGCTCCAAATAGTACGAACAAATATAAATACAGTAGAGTTCGAAGCCCACTATTTAGACGCCCAACTAAATCTTCAAATTCATCACGAGATATCCCGTTTTAAACAAACTGAAGGAATATGGTATTATGTCGATGGTGACCTGTTATCATAA
- a CDS encoding Lrp/AsnC family transcriptional regulator, producing MHLDDTDIKLLRILQHDATLSNKELAFRLHKSIAAIYERVKKLKQQGYIKKTVAILDRQKINMGLISFSQVFLKAHTAEVLNEFEKEVAKFPEVMECYQMAGSYDFMLRIATKDMQAYHEFLRYRLAVLPHVNTVQTYFVLSETKSETAYPI from the coding sequence ATGCACCTCGATGATACAGATATCAAATTATTAAGAATATTACAGCACGATGCAACCCTAAGTAATAAAGAACTCGCATTCCGTTTACACAAATCTATTGCTGCAATCTATGAACGTGTTAAAAAATTAAAACAGCAAGGCTATATCAAAAAGACTGTTGCAATTCTTGACCGGCAAAAAATTAATATGGGTTTGATTTCATTCTCTCAGGTATTCTTAAAAGCACATACCGCGGAAGTTTTGAATGAATTTGAAAAAGAAGTAGCAAAATTTCCAGAAGTCATGGAATGCTATCAAATGGCGGGGTCATATGATTTTATGCTTCGCATAGCCACTAAAGATATGCAAGCTTATCATGAATTCTTAAGATATAGACTCGCGGTTCTTCCACATGTCAATACGGTACAAACCTATTTCGTCTTATCTGAAACCAAAAGTGAAACCGCATATCCTATTTAG